GGATGAACTGAATGTTCTTCTTGAGGCTGTGGAAGGAAAacttatttctgtgtatagatGGGCGCGTCAAGATTTGGGATTGGCTTTAAGTGAACACCTCTCAGGAAGCAAGATGGAGACTGGTGAGGAAGAACCACAAGCAGCTGCACTTTTAGGGAAAGATTTACAGTTGAAAGTAACATCGAGAGAAGATCTAAGTAGAGGGTTAGAAAAGAGGTTACTTCTGAAAGTCAAGGAGGAGCAATTAACACCAAGCCACTGTATGAAGCcagtcaaagaagaagaaggcatcTCTATGACAGCTGCTAAGTCCACAAGTGGAAAAAAGAATTCACAGAGTGTACCTGATGAtgtgatactcctaagtgatgATGAGCATGACATACCTAGGAAACAAGGTTCTGAGAAAAGAGATGCAGTTTCGTCTGGAAAGCATTTGAAAATACAGGAGAGACCAACCCACGTTTTAGCGTTGGAAGCGCCTAGCAAAACTCCTGTTCCCATGATAGAAAAGCAAGCAATTTATTTGCCTGATAGACAATTCACTATGTCATTGCCTACTAATGACCAAAGAGCAGTGCAAGGGGATGTTACAAGTTCTGTATCGCATGGGGAAGTTAATGCCGTAGTTGATGGTGTTACGAGCAACCAAGATGGTGTTAAACCTACCAGCTGTAAATCCAAAACCTCTGGAGCTTTGGCTATACAGGAAGTGGTTGATGGGATAAGAAGTAACTCAGGGACACCGTCTTGTTCGCAGAACAATAGTCCAGATAGGATCATCCGCCAAAAGGGTCCACGTATAGCAAAAGTCGTGAGGAGAATCAATTGCAATGTAGAGCCTCTAAACTATGGTTCTGTGCTTTCTGGAAAATCATGGTGCAACCGCCGAGCAATTTTTCCTAAAGGTAACATGTTGTTTATGTAAACATATATGCATTGATGATATTTTGCAAAGTGCTTAATGTCTATTCTTCTTTGGTGCAGGGTTTCGTAGTCGGGTCAAGTACATAAACGTTTTGGATCCGACGAGGATGAGCTTCTACGTTTCAGAGATTCTTGATGCTGGACGCAACAGTCCATTGTTCATGGTAAATTAATATCTTTCTTGTCTGAAAAAAAGGTTTCATTGCCTTAGATTATCTTGGTCATTAACAAACTGTGTGGTATGATCTTCTTGTTAGGTTTACTTGGAGGGTGTTCCCAGTGAGGTGTTTGCTCACTTGTCTCCTACAAGATGCTGGGAGATGGTACGAGATAGAGTAAACCAAGAGATAAGTAAGCAGCACAAAGCCGGTAAGCCAGATCTTCCTCCTCTGCAGCCCTCTGGGAGTCCTGACGGTTTTGAAATGTTTGGATATACATCACCTGCAATCCTACAGGTAATAATAGTAAAACCAACTTTGCCTAGAAAATATAAGCTTCATTTGTAAATCTAGTTGACAGATAGATAATCTAATTTGTTAAAACAGGCCATTGAAGCATTAGACGTGAATAGAGTTTGCACAGAGTATTGGGAGTCCAGGCCTTACTCGCGGCCACAGGTTCAGTTCCCTGCAAATGCTCTTCTTCTCAGAGAAGCCAACACAAGCATTCAATCATCAGATGTGAGAAATCTCCAGAAAGCTCCCAGACAACGTCTATTACCTGCTGGAGCGAAGTCTAATCTCAAAGTTCTGCTCAAGAAAGCTAACATGGAGGAACTAAGCTCACTTCAAGAGGTTTTAAGTGAGTCTAACATAGATTTGGTGACCGAACTTGTGAAGGAAGAGATCCAGAAGCGGTGCTGATTTAGTTGGAAGGAGATTGATTTTTAGTGTGTACATACAGAGTTGATGAGGCTCCCTGCACGTTCTTTTTGGACACCCTTGCAGAGGAAACAGGGAAACATATAACCAGAAGCCTGTTTCTTCTTACGTCTCTTGAAACAACAACACAGAGGAGAAAGAAAGGAAGAAGACTTTAAAGGCTCTTGAAACCATTAGTTTTAGACTTTAGTCACTAGTGGGAACTACAACAAGATTCATGTGTGGATTGGTTTCCAGTTCAACATCACACACTAGTTTTGACATCTATTTTGAAAGTCCAAAGTACATTGAATTGAAAGAGATTATCAAAAAATTACTTACCCTTTTTCTAATCTCAGCTCTCGTGGCATCtctaaaccagaaaaaaaatcaatttcctTGCAACTGTGAGGGTGTTTCATAATAAAATGGAGGAAATTATAGGGTGACAATTGCATTGACAGATCGAGCGATCCTTATTGTTTACAATTAGATATAACTTAGACAAACAACATTTAAAAAGAGAGAGCATTTTCGGTTTTGCCGGTTTGGTTTAGGCTTGGTTCCTGAATCATTTGCATTGCttgctgccaaaaaaaaaaaaaaatcaatgctTATAAATATCAGTGTCACTTGTTTGAGAAAGTTATAAGTACAGAGAAATATGATGAATATTCTTACTTGTAAGCAAGACAATGTGTAATGTACATCACTTATTGTTATCTGGTGGTGTACAACCATTCTTATCCTGAAACCACATTCCAAagtcaatatttatatatctaaaacataTAACTGTTGTAAATTAAACTTGATTTGGGTCATATTATTAGGCTAACAACTCACTAATGATGTTTAGCCCAACCCAAATTCTAGAAAGTGTCTAGAAAAATTtctataagataaaaaaaatctagatattttgGTAGAATTATCTACATAATTAGGATAAGATTATCAAgatattttagtagaattttctagatttaagattaaaatatgtaagatattttgtacCTTTGAGGCTATAAATACATCCACTCTCTTCTCATTTTGTATCACCAAGAAATAATCAAGTTTGTAACAAACTTTCAAGTAATAATAAATCTTCTTctaagttataaaatatttcttcttcacaaaacgtttttctcttcaaacacttaaacactttctccatctttataaagtttttcattccaacaaagtggtatcagagctataaGTTCCTTTTGAAGATGGCAAACAATGGTGTTCCCTTCCAAGTTCCATTGCTCACTAAGAGCAACTATGACAATTGGAGTATTAGGATGATGGCTATTTTAGGAGCacatgatgtgtgggaaatAGTCGAGAAAGGCTTCAATGAACCGGAGAATGATGGTGGTCTATCTCAAACACAAAAGGATGGTTTGAGAGATTCAAGGAAGGgagacaagaaggctctcttTCTAATCTATCAAGGATTAGATGAAGATACATTTGAGAAGGTTGCTGGTGCAAGGACGTCCAAAGAAGCATGGGAGAAGCTTCAGACATCTTACAAAGGAGCGGAATAAGTTAAGAAGGTACGTCTTCAAATTCTAAGTGGAAAATTTGAAGCGTTACAAATGAAGGAAGGAGAACTCATCTCAGATTACTTCTCAAGAGTCTTGACGGTTACTAATAACCTAAAGAGAAATGGTGAGAAGTTAGATTATGTGAGAATCATGGAGAAAGTTCTTAGATCATTGAATTCAAAATTCGAACACATTGTTACCGTGATTGA
The window above is part of the Brassica napus cultivar Da-Ae chromosome C8, Da-Ae, whole genome shotgun sequence genome. Proteins encoded here:
- the LOC106383288 gene encoding putative lysine-specific demethylase JMJ16, whose amino-acid sequence is MAIELPMYSITFKIPKDLSNFELEIVQVAIESLDDKEPPSIKSKAAVIYIAYKDLAKARTGEPYHCQAVVRRGGRSPLVFDDKTSISHDKLLLGAAREVVKADWELNLLKKNTIDNSRWKEFSGKEGILAKTLKARIDMERTRREFLCSSSLALKMHSNFDATNERECCICFFDLHLSAAGCRCSPEKYSCLTHVKQLCSCPWVAKYYLFRYDMDELNVLLEAVEGKLISVYRWARQDLGLALSEHLSGSKMETGEEEPQAAALLGKDLQLKVTSREDLSRGLEKRLLLKVKEEQLTPSHCMKPVKEEEGISMTAAKSTSGKKNSQSVPDDVILLSDDEHDIPRKQGSEKRDAVSSGKHLKIQERPTHVLALEAPSKTPVPMIEKQAIYLPDRQFTMSLPTNDQRAVQGDVTSSVSHGEVNAVVDGVTSNQDGVKPTSCKSKTSGALAIQEVVDGIRSNSGTPSCSQNNSPDRIIRQKGPRIAKVVRRINCNVEPLNYGSVLSGKSWCNRRAIFPKGFRSRVKYINVLDPTRMSFYVSEILDAGRNSPLFMVYLEGVPSEVFAHLSPTRCWEMVRDRVNQEISKQHKAGKPDLPPLQPSGSPDGFEMFGYTSPAILQAIEALDVNRVCTEYWESRPYSRPQVQFPANALLLREANTSIQSSDVRNLQKAPRQRLLPAGAKSNLKVLLKKANMEELSSLQEVLSESNIDLVTELVKEEIQKRC